A single Micromonospora luteifusca DNA region contains:
- a CDS encoding cytochrome c biogenesis CcdA family protein, with the protein MTGPLLLALTAGMLGAVNPCGFALLPAYLSLLVAGASDTRGAVGRALTAAAGLTLGYVVVFGAFGLALAPLAGWLRPRLPWLTVALGVLLVVAGCWLLAGRRLPAPGWSARAPRLTRSWPSMALFGAAYALASLGCAIAPFLAIVVTSLQAGSTGRGLALFGAYALGMGLVVAVAALGVALLRDGLVARLRVAGALVPRLSGLVLLVAGGYVAWYGWYELRLAAGRRDALHDPVIRMAAQVQHTLADALDRIGPTVLLAALAILILTPPLLKRLHHPPVDHEVIATTRRGAGQ; encoded by the coding sequence GTGACCGGCCCCCTGCTGCTCGCGCTGACCGCAGGCATGCTCGGAGCGGTCAACCCGTGCGGCTTCGCGTTGCTGCCCGCGTACCTCTCGCTGTTGGTCGCCGGGGCGTCGGACACCCGCGGCGCGGTCGGCCGCGCGCTCACCGCGGCGGCCGGGCTGACCCTGGGGTACGTGGTGGTCTTCGGCGCGTTCGGCCTGGCACTCGCGCCGCTGGCCGGCTGGCTGCGGCCCCGGCTGCCATGGCTGACCGTGGCGCTCGGCGTGCTGCTGGTCGTGGCCGGCTGTTGGTTGCTCGCCGGCCGGCGGCTGCCCGCTCCCGGCTGGTCCGCCCGGGCACCCCGGCTCACACGCTCGTGGCCGTCGATGGCGTTGTTCGGCGCGGCGTACGCGTTGGCGTCGCTCGGCTGCGCCATCGCGCCGTTCCTGGCCATCGTGGTGACCAGCCTGCAAGCCGGCTCGACGGGACGCGGGTTGGCGCTGTTCGGTGCGTACGCCCTCGGGATGGGCCTGGTGGTCGCGGTCGCCGCGCTCGGCGTGGCGCTGTTGCGCGACGGTCTGGTGGCCCGACTGCGCGTCGCCGGCGCGTTGGTGCCCCGCCTCAGCGGCCTGGTGCTGCTGGTCGCAGGCGGTTACGTCGCCTGGTACGGCTGGTACGAGTTGCGGCTGGCCGCCGGCCGCCGGGATGCGCTGCACGATCCGGTGATCCGGATGGCAGCCCAGGTCCAGCACACCCTGGCCGATGCCCTGGACCGGATCGGCCCGACGGTGCTCCTGGCCGCCCTGGCCATCCTGATCCTGACCCCGCCCCTCCTCAAGCGCCTCCACCACCCGCCCGTTGATCATGAGGTTATCGCCACGACACGCCGAGGCGCGGGGCAATAA
- a CDS encoding TlpA family protein disulfide reductase, with translation MRRWHARRRQSRVGVARRAGTAAALTAALLGAVSCTGTAKPSSAVAGTAPATTAPAAATPTSSPDVTPAQVPDILRFTGTTLTGTAFDAAQFAGRPVVLWFWAPWCATCASQAWTVAEVAPRYRDTVPIVGIAGLGEQRAMKEFVTEFDLAGMPQIDDRAGALWRRFKVTEQSIFVIIDRDGKVIHQGFLDGEAITARVAALAGA, from the coding sequence ATGCGCAGGTGGCACGCACGGAGGCGGCAGTCCAGGGTTGGTGTGGCCCGCCGGGCCGGCACCGCTGCGGCGCTGACCGCCGCCCTGCTCGGTGCGGTCTCCTGCACCGGCACGGCCAAGCCGTCATCGGCGGTCGCCGGCACCGCACCGGCCACCACCGCACCGGCCGCCGCCACCCCGACCAGCTCGCCGGACGTCACCCCGGCGCAGGTCCCGGACATCCTGCGCTTCACCGGGACCACCCTCACCGGCACCGCGTTCGACGCGGCGCAGTTCGCCGGCCGGCCCGTGGTGCTGTGGTTCTGGGCACCGTGGTGCGCCACCTGCGCCAGCCAGGCCTGGACGGTGGCCGAGGTCGCGCCCCGATACCGCGACACCGTGCCGATCGTCGGCATCGCCGGGCTGGGCGAGCAGCGGGCCATGAAGGAGTTCGTCACCGAGTTCGACCTCGCCGGGATGCCACAGATCGACGACCGTGCGGGCGCGCTCTGGCGCCGGTTCAAGGTGACCGAGCAGAGCATCTTCGTGATCATCGACCGGGACGGCAAGGTGATCCACCAGGGCTTCCTGGACGGCGAGGCGATCACCGCCCGGGTCGCCGCGCTGGCCGGGGCGTGA